From Endozoicomonas sp. 8E, the proteins below share one genomic window:
- a CDS encoding proline iminopeptidase-family hydrolase, with product MMTKQEKHNAPGVQWVTLNNGYRVWTQRVGSGRLRLLTLHGGPGCSHEYLECLEDFLVPQGVEVIFYDQLGSWCSDQPEDGSLWQLERFIDEIEQVRTALGLEDFYLFGHGCGGLWAIEYALKYQRYLKGLILGSITGSVHSYMAHIKHLREQLPPEVVDQIKPFEAANDLDNEEHPSLLMEHLYRKYICRLPSWPEALSRAFDHRNLSVYNTMQGNNEFVFTGNLLGWDRWNDLAGIRVATLVLAGRYDTTAPDDQKQMASILPHSRLVLCDNGSHCSMWDDPENYRQALVDFLKDVENGRI from the coding sequence ATGATGACCAAACAAGAGAAGCATAACGCACCGGGAGTTCAGTGGGTGACACTGAATAACGGCTATCGGGTCTGGACTCAGCGGGTGGGCTCTGGGCGATTAAGGTTACTGACACTGCACGGCGGACCGGGATGCTCCCATGAGTACCTGGAATGCCTGGAAGACTTTCTTGTTCCTCAGGGAGTGGAGGTCATTTTTTATGATCAACTGGGTTCATGGTGCTCAGATCAGCCTGAAGATGGGTCACTTTGGCAATTGGAACGATTTATTGATGAGATCGAACAGGTTCGGACGGCATTGGGCCTGGAGGATTTTTACCTCTTTGGCCACGGCTGTGGTGGCTTGTGGGCGATTGAATATGCACTTAAGTACCAACGATATCTGAAAGGACTCATTCTCGGCAGCATCACCGGCAGTGTTCATTCCTATATGGCTCATATCAAGCACCTTCGGGAGCAGTTGCCACCGGAGGTGGTAGATCAAATAAAACCATTCGAAGCGGCGAACGATCTGGACAATGAAGAGCACCCTTCTCTTCTGATGGAACATCTCTATCGCAAGTACATTTGCAGATTGCCTAGCTGGCCTGAAGCTCTGAGCAGGGCCTTTGATCACAGGAATCTCAGTGTTTACAACACTATGCAGGGTAATAATGAGTTTGTTTTTACCGGCAATCTGCTGGGCTGGGATCGTTGGAATGATCTGGCCGGCATCCGTGTTGCAACACTGGTACTGGCTGGACGCTACGACACAACGGCGCCGGACGATCAGAAGCAGATGGCTTCCATTCTGCCTCACAGCAGGCTGGTACTCTGTGATAACGGCAGTCATTGCTCTATGTGGGATGATCCGGAAAACTACCGGCAAGCGCTCGTGGACTTTTTGAAAGATGTAGAAAACGGAAGAATATAA
- a CDS encoding DUF29 domain-containing protein, whose amino-acid sequence MKNLYETDYYRWVEQQKEYLTNRQFDQLDIDNLIGEIDDMSSELDTLESRLTTLLLHLLKYEYQIRVLNPVLPEPYNCRDWKGTIDRTRLAINKLIKRRPHLQSEVKSLFDEAYVDGKVLAIKAMNNYVQPHQQLNEHSFPEICPWTFDQIMEEDWLP is encoded by the coding sequence ATGAAAAATCTATACGAGACTGATTATTATCGCTGGGTTGAGCAGCAGAAAGAGTATCTGACCAATCGTCAATTTGACCAACTTGATATAGATAACCTGATTGGGGAAATCGATGATATGAGCAGTGAGTTGGATACCTTGGAATCTCGTTTGACGACACTTTTGCTCCATTTACTGAAATATGAGTATCAGATTCGAGTTCTGAATCCTGTGCTGCCCGAGCCCTATAACTGCAGAGACTGGAAAGGAACGATTGATAGAACAAGGCTAGCGATCAATAAGCTTATAAAGAGACGGCCTCATCTTCAGAGTGAGGTGAAAAGCCTTTTCGATGAAGCTTATGTTGATGGCAAGGTCTTGGCTATCAAAGCAATGAATAACTATGTTCAGCCTCATCAGCAACTGAATGAACACAGCTTTCCTGAGATTTGCCCATGGACATTTGATCAGATTATGGAAGAAGACTGGCTGCCTTGA
- a CDS encoding type II toxin-antitoxin system RelB/DinJ family antitoxin: protein MNSSQKYATGDTTMAKETTVRARIDEALKEEAEQVLRKLGLTTSQAINIYFSQIALRKGLPFDVVIPDKKKT from the coding sequence ATGAATTCCAGTCAGAAATATGCCACGGGAGATACCACTATGGCTAAAGAAACCACCGTCAGAGCGCGTATCGACGAAGCGTTAAAGGAAGAAGCCGAACAAGTGCTTCGTAAACTGGGACTAACGACCTCCCAGGCTATTAATATCTATTTCAGCCAGATTGCCCTGAGAAAGGGGCTGCCGTTTGATGTGGTGATTCCTGACAAAAAGAAAACATAA
- the ispG gene encoding flavodoxin-dependent (E)-4-hydroxy-3-methylbut-2-enyl-diphosphate synthase produces MGRRHKTHAVQVGHITIGGDAPVVVQSMTDTDTADVERTVEQIKLLADAGSEIVRVTVNTEEAAAAVPAIYEKLAQQGYNVPIVGDFHYNGHILLTKYDDTARLLHKYRINPGNVGFGNKKDDRFNAMIDVAIKYDKPIRIGVNWGSLDKELSTRLMDENARSENPKSSQEVLHEALVLSALTSADAAVARGLGANKIVISCKVSRVQDLISVYEMLSERCEYALHLGLTEAGMGSKGIVSSSVAMGVLLQQGIGNTIRTSLTPEPNGSRDREVIVSQQILQALDVRSFSPEVTACPGCGRTTSTFFRVLTDEVDAFLRTKMVTWRHKFVGVEEMKVAVMGCVVNGPGESKHANIGISLPGTGEAPSAPVFIDGQKVTTLKGDNITEEYKEMIEEYVHKTYSPRESLIASR; encoded by the coding sequence ATGGGCCGACGCCATAAAACCCACGCTGTTCAGGTGGGACACATTACCATCGGTGGCGATGCTCCTGTAGTCGTCCAATCCATGACGGATACGGATACTGCTGATGTCGAGCGTACGGTTGAGCAAATAAAGCTTCTGGCGGACGCTGGCTCTGAGATTGTCCGGGTGACGGTCAACACCGAAGAAGCGGCTGCTGCAGTTCCGGCCATCTATGAGAAGCTGGCCCAGCAGGGCTACAATGTCCCTATTGTCGGCGACTTTCACTACAACGGTCATATTTTGCTGACAAAGTACGATGATACTGCCCGCCTGCTGCACAAATATCGCATTAACCCAGGCAATGTTGGCTTTGGCAACAAGAAAGATGATCGCTTCAACGCCATGATTGACGTAGCCATAAAGTACGATAAACCAATTCGTATCGGGGTGAACTGGGGCAGTCTGGATAAAGAGCTGTCCACTCGTTTAATGGATGAAAACGCACGCTCTGAAAACCCTAAATCCTCTCAGGAAGTTCTGCACGAAGCTCTGGTACTCTCTGCGTTGACCAGTGCCGATGCAGCTGTAGCAAGAGGGCTTGGGGCCAACAAAATTGTTATTTCCTGCAAGGTCTCCCGGGTACAGGACCTGATCAGTGTCTACGAGATGCTCTCAGAGCGTTGTGAATATGCACTCCATCTGGGTCTGACCGAGGCGGGTATGGGTAGCAAGGGGATTGTTTCGTCCAGTGTTGCCATGGGCGTATTGCTCCAGCAGGGTATTGGTAACACCATTCGTACTTCCCTGACGCCGGAGCCCAATGGCAGCCGTGATCGAGAGGTGATTGTTTCCCAACAGATATTACAGGCACTGGATGTCCGTAGCTTTTCTCCTGAGGTGACCGCCTGCCCTGGCTGCGGTCGAACTACCAGTACTTTCTTCAGGGTTCTGACGGATGAAGTAGACGCCTTTCTGCGTACCAAAATGGTGACCTGGCGTCACAAATTTGTGGGTGTGGAAGAAATGAAAGTAGCGGTTATGGGTTGTGTTGTTAACGGTCCCGGTGAGAGCAAACATGCCAACATCGGTATCAGTCTGCCCGGAACTGGTGAAGCGCCTTCAGCACCTGTGTTTATCGACGGTCAAAAAGTAACTACGCTCAAGGGTGACAATATCACTGAAGAGTACAAGGAAATGATTGAAGAGTACGTCCACAAAACATACTCCCCCAGGGAGTCACTGATTGCCAGCCGGTAA
- the ylqF gene encoding ribosome biogenesis GTPase YlqF → MAINWFPGHMHKARKEIKKVVPEVDLIIEVLDARLPFSSGNPLVPSLRGKTPYIKVLNKSDLADPAVTEQWIREMEKEEGVKAIALTQSQPEKVRGVLKLAESMVERKLDIKGMRAMILGIPNVGKSTMINTLANRIIAKTGNVPAVTKQQQRIKLPNGMVLLDTPGFLWPKLEPEACGYRLAISGAIKDAVLEYEDIALFAAGYFLKAYPEALRQRFQIKELPSSDIELMDVIAARRNCMRRGGIADLHKVSEILLNEFRSGGLGRISLETPEMVEQERPEPKEAE, encoded by the coding sequence ATGGCAATTAACTGGTTTCCCGGGCATATGCACAAGGCTCGAAAGGAGATCAAGAAAGTGGTCCCGGAAGTCGATCTGATCATCGAAGTTCTGGATGCCCGTCTTCCTTTCAGTAGCGGAAACCCTCTGGTGCCTTCCCTGCGTGGTAAAACGCCCTACATTAAAGTCTTGAACAAGAGTGATCTGGCTGATCCTGCTGTCACAGAGCAGTGGATCAGGGAGATGGAAAAGGAAGAAGGCGTTAAGGCCATTGCCCTGACCCAAAGTCAGCCGGAAAAAGTTCGTGGTGTTCTGAAGCTGGCCGAGAGCATGGTAGAACGCAAACTCGATATCAAAGGCATGAGAGCCATGATCCTGGGGATTCCCAATGTCGGCAAGTCCACCATGATCAACACGCTTGCCAACCGTATTATTGCCAAAACCGGAAATGTTCCCGCAGTTACCAAACAACAGCAGCGCATCAAGTTGCCCAATGGCATGGTGCTTTTGGATACGCCCGGATTCCTCTGGCCCAAGCTGGAGCCTGAAGCCTGTGGCTATCGACTGGCCATTTCCGGAGCCATTAAAGATGCAGTTCTGGAATACGAAGACATCGCCCTGTTTGCTGCTGGATATTTTCTGAAAGCGTACCCGGAAGCTCTCAGGCAGCGTTTTCAGATCAAAGAGTTGCCTTCCAGTGATATCGAACTGATGGATGTGATTGCTGCCCGCAGAAACTGCATGAGAAGAGGCGGTATAGCTGATCTTCACAAAGTCTCTGAGATTCTCCTGAATGAATTCCGCAGCGGTGGCCTGGGGCGGATCAGTCTGGAAACACCTGAGATGGTTGAACAGGAAAGACCTGAGCCAAAAGAAGCAGAGTAA